From one Paenibacillus sp. FSL K6-1330 genomic stretch:
- a CDS encoding flagellar basal body-associated FliL family protein has translation MKKMLPWLITILLSITLIVVAIFLLSDKLLGDNSKSQASANAAALSKLSADEIVKMTSEITGIKTNLADPEHIAQMAFAFQLNDKKAKEEFDKIKEIKIKPIIIKTLADTKPELLNDSKGREQFIGKLQNLINKSLTSGQLIQIEMTEVMIVGI, from the coding sequence ATGAAAAAGATGCTCCCCTGGTTAATTACGATCCTGTTATCCATTACGCTGATCGTTGTGGCGATCTTCCTGTTGTCGGACAAACTGCTTGGCGATAACAGTAAAAGTCAGGCTTCGGCTAATGCAGCGGCTTTATCCAAGTTGTCAGCCGATGAGATCGTCAAGATGACCTCGGAAATCACCGGGATCAAGACGAATCTCGCTGATCCTGAACATATTGCCCAGATGGCCTTTGCTTTTCAGCTTAATGACAAAAAAGCAAAGGAAGAATTCGATAAAATCAAGGAGATTAAAATCAAACCGATTATTATCAAAACGTTGGCCGACACGAAACCCGAGTTGCTTAATGACTCCAAAGGGCGCGAACAGTTTATTGGCAAGCTGCAGAACCTGATCAATAAGTCGTTAACGTCCGGGCAGTTAATTCAAATCGAAATGACAGAAGTAATGATCGTAGGTATCTAG
- a CDS encoding flagellar FlbD family protein: protein MISVTRLNGSQLWLNALLIEMVEETPDTYITLINGKRMIVLESANEIIASVKAYHHEVGIHQATIKVQQLEEPS, encoded by the coding sequence ATGATATCGGTAACGAGGTTAAATGGTTCGCAGTTGTGGCTTAACGCGCTGTTGATAGAAATGGTTGAGGAGACTCCTGACACCTACATTACATTGATTAATGGAAAGCGCATGATTGTGCTTGAAAGTGCAAATGAAATCATCGCTTCCGTTAAGGCGTATCATCACGAGGTAGGCATTCATCAAGCTACCATTAAAGTGCAGCAATTGGAGGAACCTTCATGA
- a CDS encoding flagellar hook-basal body complex protein, translating to MLRSMYSGISGMRGFQTKLDVIGNNIANVNTVGFKAGRVMFKDVLSQTMSGVTPGTDDPSGGVNAKQVGLGVSIGSIDTMHTPGSAMMSPNPTDLRIDGDGFFMVKLSEDQDVPFLTRAGDFHVDVARNLVTSDGMLVLDATGEPIQLGDDVTAFTIAQNGAIIQKMSDGSTEEGAIIGVAKVPNPEGLEKIGGNMYRVTLNAVPDGDLDAVMFEGNNAEEGTGAIIAGQLEMSNVDLTGEFSEMIVAQRGFQANSRIITTSDEVLQEVVNLKR from the coding sequence ATGTTAAGATCCATGTATTCCGGTATTTCCGGAATGAGAGGTTTCCAAACCAAGCTTGATGTCATTGGTAATAACATTGCCAACGTAAACACGGTTGGGTTTAAAGCGGGACGAGTGATGTTTAAAGACGTACTAAGTCAAACGATGTCCGGTGTCACGCCGGGAACCGACGATCCATCCGGTGGTGTAAACGCAAAGCAGGTTGGTCTTGGTGTATCGATCGGTTCGATTGATACCATGCATACCCCAGGCAGCGCGATGATGTCTCCGAATCCAACGGACCTGAGAATCGACGGAGACGGTTTTTTCATGGTGAAGCTTAGTGAGGATCAAGATGTGCCTTTCTTGACCCGTGCAGGCGATTTCCATGTGGACGTGGCACGCAACCTGGTAACGTCTGACGGTATGCTTGTTCTCGATGCGACAGGTGAGCCTATCCAGTTGGGCGATGATGTAACAGCATTCACGATTGCGCAAAACGGCGCCATTATTCAGAAGATGAGTGACGGATCAACGGAAGAGGGAGCCATCATTGGCGTTGCGAAAGTACCGAATCCGGAAGGTCTTGAGAAAATCGGCGGCAATATGTATCGCGTGACCCTGAATGCAGTTCCTGATGGCGATCTGGATGCCGTTATGTTTGAAGGGAATAATGCTGAAGAAGGAACTGGTGCGATTATTGCCGGTCAGCTCGAAATGTCCAACGTTGACCTGACAGGCGAATTCTCTGAAATGATCGTTGCTCAGCGCGGCTTCCAAGCCAACTCCCGGATTATCACTACTTCGGACGAAGTGCTTCAAGAAGTTGTCAATCTGAAACGATAA
- a CDS encoding TIGR02530 family flagellar biosynthesis protein produces the protein MSDRMMIGHLYPGKIHPAALHNERKPAQALVNPPAGTFQELLSENLLKISNHAAKRLQQRGIELKSDQLAQIQSAVDKAAAKGSKESLILMKDMALIVNIPNRTVVTAMDGKAMKDNVFTQIDSAVIIS, from the coding sequence ATGAGTGACCGCATGATGATAGGCCATTTATACCCTGGAAAAATACATCCCGCAGCGCTTCACAATGAACGAAAACCAGCACAAGCTCTGGTAAATCCACCCGCGGGCACGTTTCAGGAACTCTTAAGTGAGAATCTTCTTAAAATCAGCAACCATGCGGCGAAGAGACTTCAGCAGCGCGGCATTGAATTGAAGAGTGATCAGCTTGCGCAGATCCAGAGCGCTGTGGACAAAGCTGCAGCGAAGGGGAGCAAGGAATCTCTCATTTTGATGAAAGATATGGCTCTGATTGTGAATATTCCGAATCGGACCGTGGTCACTGCAATGGATGGCAAAGCGATGAAGGATAACGTATTTACGCAAATTGATAGTGCAGTTATTATTTCATAA
- a CDS encoding flagellar hook capping FlgD N-terminal domain-containing protein: MATNPVSTKNMWPNYAKGNVSSKNGNGQELGKDQFLSILITQLRHQDPLQPMQDREFIAQMAQFTSLEQLMNINTQLTAMSQSLGAASSLIGKQISWMFKPEDGSESVMKSGIVDSIIVREGVHYAKVGDSEVSLDQIVKIENAVTENDPDALNSGPTDPEINNPGPSVPDTSNQGPTDPVTNNPDPSVPETGNPDPSVPEAGDPGQGGEEPGGTAP, from the coding sequence ATGGCAACTAATCCGGTATCTACGAAAAATATGTGGCCCAACTATGCTAAAGGGAATGTCAGCAGTAAAAACGGAAACGGCCAGGAGCTTGGAAAGGATCAGTTCCTGAGCATCCTGATTACGCAATTAAGGCACCAGGATCCGCTTCAGCCGATGCAGGACCGGGAGTTTATTGCCCAAATGGCCCAGTTTACTTCCCTGGAGCAGCTGATGAATATCAATACTCAATTAACGGCAATGAGTCAGTCTCTGGGCGCTGCTTCAAGTTTGATCGGTAAACAGATCAGCTGGATGTTCAAGCCGGAGGATGGTTCGGAGTCCGTCATGAAGAGCGGTATCGTAGATTCCATCATTGTTCGTGAAGGCGTCCATTATGCCAAAGTCGGTGACAGTGAAGTATCGCTTGACCAGATTGTGAAAATCGAGAACGCTGTAACCGAGAATGATCCAGATGCATTGAATTCAGGTCCGACAGATCCTGAAATAAACAATCCGGGTCCTTCTGTACCTGACACCAGTAATCAGGGCCCAACAGATCCTGTAACAAACAATCCGGATCCTTCCGTACCCGAAACAGGCAATCCCGATCCGTCAGTTCCTGAAGCCGGAGATCCCGGACAAGGGGGAGAAGAGCCTGGGGGAACAGCGCCATGA
- a CDS encoding flagellar hook-length control protein FliK translates to MTITVQNMSSSVSSPSGSGKTSAAGQTTAAVSFDATLAYQMNSSGNSASTTSTEVAAKLESLLAQYSSETEASLEGLMELLQGLLQELDTMDQALMEDPSLLQELQNWLTQANLMLSGASPQAQENSDGNEISPLASRPETIRFAVQDTISQLASMLSKSGQVDLTTEAAVKQLVQSFHSLLGQGTGTGESKASGSFDNILAQKQPDAVQSNISTNTSGQSASSQTTGQANAKWSSLTTSTDVDGTATEFVINEGDSLLEQGTVTAGQLALRSGTQIAVKPAAPPVPVENFGSEMTSFIINKLEIVKQTGFTEARISLNPEHLGQVDIKLTMQNGQLIAQFMTRSTDAKELIDQQMAQLRSALQAQGLQIEKIEVTQSSQPSNANLYQDGRQPGSGQQQPQHRSKEKDSPSDDAVLAANLTEELNDWIAEHQADDELVQAGTFTAKA, encoded by the coding sequence ATGACAATAACGGTACAAAACATGTCTTCATCCGTGAGCAGTCCCTCGGGAAGCGGAAAGACAAGCGCGGCGGGTCAAACGACAGCGGCTGTTTCCTTTGATGCGACACTGGCTTACCAGATGAACAGCAGCGGTAACAGCGCTTCAACAACTTCGACGGAAGTCGCTGCCAAGCTGGAATCCTTGCTTGCGCAGTATTCTTCGGAAACCGAAGCATCACTTGAAGGCTTGATGGAATTGCTTCAAGGTTTGCTGCAGGAGCTGGACACTATGGATCAGGCATTAATGGAGGATCCCTCCCTTTTGCAAGAGCTGCAGAACTGGCTAACGCAAGCGAATCTTATGCTGAGCGGAGCTTCTCCTCAAGCACAAGAAAATTCGGATGGGAATGAGATATCTCCATTGGCTTCCAGACCAGAGACCATTCGATTTGCAGTACAGGATACGATCAGCCAGCTGGCATCGATGCTGTCCAAATCTGGTCAGGTGGATCTGACTACCGAAGCTGCTGTAAAACAGCTTGTCCAATCTTTCCATAGTCTGCTTGGTCAAGGAACAGGGACCGGGGAGAGTAAGGCAAGCGGCAGTTTTGATAACATCCTGGCCCAAAAGCAACCGGATGCCGTTCAGTCTAACATATCGACGAATACTTCAGGACAGTCGGCTTCATCACAAACAACGGGCCAAGCGAATGCCAAGTGGTCATCGCTGACGACAAGTACCGACGTTGATGGTACAGCAACTGAGTTCGTGATTAACGAAGGCGATTCGCTGTTGGAGCAAGGAACGGTCACTGCCGGTCAGCTAGCCCTGCGTTCAGGTACGCAAATTGCAGTAAAGCCTGCAGCTCCGCCGGTGCCTGTTGAGAACTTCGGAAGCGAAATGACTTCCTTCATTATTAATAAGCTCGAAATCGTGAAACAAACCGGTTTTACGGAAGCGAGAATCTCCTTGAATCCGGAACATCTGGGTCAAGTAGATATCAAACTTACGATGCAGAATGGCCAATTAATCGCCCAGTTCATGACACGTTCGACGGATGCTAAAGAGCTGATTGACCAGCAAATGGCACAGCTTCGAAGCGCATTGCAAGCTCAAGGGCTGCAGATCGAGAAAATTGAAGTTACGCAGAGCAGCCAGCCTTCCAATGCGAATCTTTATCAAGACGGCCGTCAGCCTGGATCAGGCCAGCAGCAGCCGCAGCACCGCTCAAAGGAGAAGGATAGTCCTTCCGATGATGCCGTGCTGGCCGCAAATCTGACGGAAGAATTGAACGATTGGATTGCTGAGCATCAAGCCGACGATGAACTTGTACAAGCAGGAACATTTACCGCGAAAGCCTAA
- a CDS encoding kinesin — MRVARKDMPLDKEESGGGFERILLILVPAIFTIVLLGALAVFFRADVRDGLIDVANKIPVIKNWVPDPVLTPEEQKLKEAKQQEESAEATIVELKKQLAEREETLNEVSEQKAAQENKVKELETQIDSMQSTPTSGETEEEDAYTKQIRELSKLYADMSPSKAAPIMQNLTQEEMVLMLSQMKSSNRVAILQKMDPKTAADATMMLKDAETSEDLAIAALQSRLKKNETEAAQKKSSDNLDKNQLNQTFAGMTPANAAELLMQTYKISPAKTMTILNTVDDATRSRILNAMSSKDAELAAKILNRLMGSK; from the coding sequence ATGAGAGTGGCACGAAAAGACATGCCGCTTGATAAGGAAGAATCAGGCGGAGGATTTGAACGGATACTGTTGATTTTGGTACCTGCTATATTCACGATTGTTCTGCTCGGGGCGCTTGCCGTATTTTTTAGAGCCGATGTTCGGGATGGACTAATCGATGTAGCTAATAAAATTCCGGTTATCAAGAACTGGGTCCCGGATCCGGTGCTGACCCCGGAAGAGCAGAAACTCAAAGAAGCGAAGCAGCAGGAAGAAAGCGCGGAAGCAACGATTGTTGAACTCAAGAAGCAGCTTGCCGAACGCGAAGAAACATTAAATGAAGTATCAGAGCAAAAGGCAGCACAGGAAAACAAGGTGAAAGAGCTGGAAACCCAGATTGATTCGATGCAGAGCACACCGACAAGCGGTGAGACAGAAGAGGAAGACGCGTATACCAAGCAGATTCGTGAACTGTCCAAGCTCTACGCCGACATGAGTCCAAGCAAAGCCGCACCGATTATGCAAAACCTTACGCAGGAAGAAATGGTGCTTATGCTTAGCCAGATGAAGAGCAGCAACCGGGTTGCCATTCTGCAGAAAATGGATCCGAAAACGGCAGCGGATGCAACCATGATGCTTAAAGATGCTGAGACTTCTGAAGATTTGGCCATCGCGGCTTTGCAATCCAGACTCAAGAAGAACGAAACGGAGGCAGCGCAGAAGAAGTCATCCGACAATCTGGATAAAAACCAGTTGAATCAGACCTTTGCCGGAATGACACCCGCCAACGCTGCCGAACTGCTGATGCAAACGTACAAGATCAGTCCCGCTAAGACCATGACCATTTTAAATACAGTGGATGATGCTACTCGTTCACGGATTTTAAATGCGATGTCCTCGAAAGATGCGGAGCTGGCAGCAAAGATATTGAATCGCCTGATGGGCTCTAAATAA
- the fliJ gene encoding flagellar export protein FliJ, whose translation MKFHYAFQKIVDLKSNEKTQAEWMLSSAIGKLQAEEKSLNELYEMRDQMYRAQQEVASRCVPVAEIRNIQVYAEYLEECIERKRDDIRIAHVNVTKKQKALSDKMLDEKVWLKARDKSQEKFRHESLLREQNELDEMATVRFAIKAR comes from the coding sequence ATGAAATTTCATTATGCATTCCAGAAAATCGTAGACCTGAAAAGCAACGAGAAAACGCAAGCCGAATGGATGCTGTCAAGTGCCATCGGGAAGCTGCAGGCAGAAGAGAAAAGTCTGAATGAGCTGTATGAGATGCGGGATCAAATGTATCGTGCTCAGCAGGAGGTGGCATCGCGATGCGTGCCGGTTGCTGAGATCCGAAACATTCAGGTATATGCAGAGTACTTGGAAGAATGCATTGAGCGGAAACGGGATGACATACGAATCGCTCATGTCAATGTAACGAAGAAACAAAAGGCATTGTCTGATAAGATGCTTGACGAAAAAGTGTGGTTAAAGGCAAGAGATAAATCCCAAGAAAAGTTCCGGCATGAAAGTCTCCTTCGGGAACAAAACGAGCTGGACGAAATGGCGACGGTACGTTTTGCGATCAAAGCCCGATAA
- the fliI gene encoding flagellar protein export ATPase FliI, with protein MKKLNSARYMDYLKHLDPVRINGKVTQVIGLMVESEGPDASIGDVCYIYPTKQSKPLKAEVVGFRDNKVLLMPLGELHSIGPGCDVVGTGKPLSVQVGSELLGKVLDGLGQPLDGSIIPARMPHYSTHNVPQNPLNRPRVQEPISIGVRAIDGLLSIGKGQRVGIFAGSGVGKSTLMGMIARNTSADVNVIALIGERGREVLDFIERDLGPEGLKRSVVIVATSDQPALIRIKGALIATTIAEYFRDRGLNVMLMMDSVTRYAMAQREVGLAVGEPPAMRGYTPSVFASLPKLLERAGTGPTGSITAFYTVLVDGDDMNEPIADAVRGILDGHIVLNRNIANKGHFPAIDVLASISRVMKDISPEEQIDASENVKRLMAIYKDSEDLINIGAYQQGSNADIDESIEYISQIWDFTKQKVNEKTTLNEVQERLISEFSRR; from the coding sequence ATGAAGAAGCTGAATAGTGCGCGTTATATGGATTATCTGAAACATCTGGACCCCGTTCGCATCAACGGCAAAGTTACGCAGGTTATCGGGCTGATGGTGGAGTCCGAAGGTCCGGATGCAAGCATCGGCGATGTTTGTTACATCTATCCCACGAAGCAATCCAAGCCGCTCAAAGCGGAGGTTGTGGGTTTTAGAGACAACAAAGTGTTGCTGATGCCTCTCGGCGAGCTTCACTCTATTGGTCCCGGCTGTGATGTAGTCGGTACCGGCAAACCCCTGAGCGTGCAGGTAGGTTCGGAACTGCTGGGCAAAGTGCTCGACGGATTGGGACAACCACTGGACGGATCTATCATTCCGGCGCGTATGCCGCATTATTCAACCCATAATGTCCCCCAGAACCCGCTCAATAGGCCGAGGGTTCAGGAGCCGATCAGCATCGGCGTCCGCGCGATTGACGGATTGTTATCTATCGGCAAAGGCCAACGGGTCGGCATATTCGCCGGATCCGGGGTCGGGAAGAGTACCTTGATGGGAATGATCGCCCGAAATACTTCTGCCGATGTCAATGTCATTGCCTTGATCGGGGAACGTGGACGCGAGGTGCTGGACTTCATTGAACGGGACTTGGGTCCCGAAGGGTTAAAGCGGTCCGTCGTGATTGTAGCGACCTCGGATCAACCGGCACTCATCCGTATTAAGGGGGCCTTGATCGCTACAACGATCGCTGAATATTTCCGGGATCGCGGCCTGAATGTGATGCTGATGATGGATTCCGTTACCCGCTATGCGATGGCGCAGCGTGAAGTAGGCCTTGCTGTAGGAGAACCGCCGGCCATGCGTGGTTATACTCCGTCTGTTTTTGCAAGTCTGCCGAAGCTTCTGGAACGCGCAGGCACAGGGCCAACGGGCTCGATTACCGCTTTTTACACGGTGCTGGTAGACGGTGATGACATGAACGAACCGATCGCGGATGCGGTCAGGGGGATCCTCGATGGTCATATCGTTTTAAACCGGAATATAGCGAACAAAGGGCATTTCCCGGCTATCGATGTGCTGGCTAGCATTAGCCGAGTCATGAAAGATATTTCGCCGGAGGAACAAATCGATGCTTCCGAGAACGTAAAGCGGCTGATGGCGATATACAAAGACTCGGAGGATTTGATCAATATTGGGGCATATCAACAGGGCTCGAATGCTGATATCGATGAATCGATTGAATATATCAGCCAAATATGGGATTTCACGAAGCAAAAAGTGAATGAGAAGACAACATTGAATGAGGTTCAGGAACGTTTGATTTCCGAGTTTTCAAGGAGATGA
- a CDS encoding FliH/SctL family protein, protein MSNLIKSSHYKPMDVLKELDLARRYASPTQETVEEYTPPTAEPAVVLTLAEAERLKHEMLKDAQEFAERQIREASEEAERLLSEAQQQIEAWWSERRLQDEDLSETLKMEGFNQGYAEGSAKAELEMKELMEQATLQASELLQLAHQAKDDLIQEAEPFLVELSCSIAEKVLDRQLAIEPDFTLELIRKNLARKREKGVISLCVAPEQFEFVYAAREELGLSIDSQAELQILPDSTVKDRGCVIRSSFGSVDARIDTQLAEIKKELVRFALDDEERRNQDEEAE, encoded by the coding sequence TTGTCTAACTTGATCAAATCGTCCCACTATAAACCGATGGATGTGTTGAAAGAGTTGGATCTTGCTCGTCGTTACGCGTCACCAACCCAGGAAACGGTCGAGGAGTATACTCCCCCGACTGCCGAGCCGGCTGTTGTACTGACACTGGCTGAAGCTGAACGCTTAAAGCATGAGATGCTGAAGGATGCTCAAGAGTTTGCCGAAAGGCAAATCCGTGAGGCTTCGGAAGAGGCGGAGCGGCTGTTGAGTGAAGCGCAGCAGCAGATTGAAGCGTGGTGGAGCGAAAGAAGGCTTCAGGACGAGGATTTGTCTGAGACGCTGAAAATGGAAGGATTTAACCAAGGATACGCCGAGGGCTCAGCCAAGGCAGAACTTGAGATGAAGGAACTGATGGAGCAAGCGACTTTACAAGCGAGTGAATTGCTTCAGCTCGCCCATCAAGCTAAGGATGATTTAATTCAGGAAGCGGAGCCGTTCTTGGTGGAGCTCAGCTGCAGCATAGCGGAAAAAGTACTGGATCGTCAGCTTGCGATTGAACCTGATTTCACGCTGGAGTTGATTCGAAAGAACCTGGCACGCAAGCGGGAAAAAGGAGTCATCTCCCTTTGCGTAGCTCCTGAGCAATTCGAATTTGTATACGCGGCACGGGAAGAGCTCGGATTATCGATCGATTCTCAGGCAGAACTTCAAATTTTGCCGGATTCCACGGTTAAAGATCGCGGGTGCGTGATCAGGTCTTCCTTCGGAAGCGTGGATGCCCGCATCGATACACAGCTAGCCGAGATCAAAAAAGAACTCGTGCGGTTCGCTCTTGATGATGAGGAACGGAGAAATCAAGATGAAGAAGCTGAATAG
- the fliG gene encoding flagellar motor switch protein FliG, giving the protein MAKGNNQMLSGRQKAAILLITLGPEVSAQIFKHLRDEEIEQLTLEIANVRKVDSDEKDSIIQEFHQICLAQEYISQGGINYAKEILEKALGQQKAMEVINRLTATLQVRPFDFARKADPSQILNFIQNENAQTIALVLSYLQYEQASAILSSLPQEKQAEVARRVAVMDSTSPEVIAQVERVLEQKLSATVTQDYTSAGGIESIVQILNGVDRGTERTILDSLEIQDPELAEEIKKRMFVFEDIVNVDNRSIQRIIRDVENADLQLALKVASEEVRDVIFRNMSKRMAETFREEMEYMGPVRLRDVEEAQTRIVSTIRRLEEAGEVIIARGGGDDIIV; this is encoded by the coding sequence TTGGCTAAGGGAAATAACCAAATGTTAAGCGGACGTCAAAAAGCGGCTATACTGCTCATTACACTTGGCCCGGAAGTGTCCGCTCAAATATTTAAGCATCTTCGAGATGAAGAGATTGAACAATTAACGCTGGAGATTGCGAATGTTCGCAAAGTCGACAGTGATGAGAAAGATAGCATTATTCAGGAATTCCATCAAATTTGTCTAGCCCAGGAATACATCTCGCAAGGCGGTATTAATTACGCTAAAGAGATTTTGGAGAAGGCACTTGGACAGCAAAAAGCGATGGAAGTGATCAACAGACTGACAGCAACGCTTCAAGTAAGACCGTTTGATTTTGCCCGCAAAGCGGACCCAAGCCAAATCCTGAACTTTATACAGAACGAAAATGCACAGACCATTGCACTCGTCTTGTCCTATCTTCAATACGAGCAGGCATCCGCGATCCTATCTTCGCTTCCGCAAGAGAAGCAGGCCGAAGTAGCGCGTAGGGTTGCAGTCATGGACAGTACTTCACCAGAAGTCATTGCTCAGGTGGAACGCGTGCTGGAACAGAAGCTGTCGGCGACGGTTACGCAGGATTACACCAGTGCGGGTGGCATTGAATCCATCGTTCAAATTTTGAACGGCGTTGACCGAGGAACGGAACGAACAATCCTCGACTCCCTGGAAATCCAGGATCCTGAGCTCGCAGAAGAAATCAAGAAGCGGATGTTCGTATTCGAAGATATCGTCAACGTGGACAACCGTTCGATACAGCGTATTATCCGCGATGTCGAGAACGCCGATTTACAACTTGCACTCAAGGTGGCAAGCGAAGAAGTACGGGATGTCATTTTCCGCAACATGTCCAAGCGTATGGCCGAAACCTTCCGCGAAGAAATGGAATACATGGGACCGGTGCGGCTGCGTGATGTAGAGGAAGCTCAGACGCGGATTGTAAGCACGATCCGAAGACTCGAAGAAGCGGGCGAGGTCATTATTGCTCGCGGCGGAGGAGATGACATCATTGTCTAA
- the fliE gene encoding flagellar hook-basal body complex protein FliE: MIQNAMFSVQGVQPLQLQEQVKNGATPSESIRDFGSYLNEALNSVAAQEQNAHVMSDKLMIGQVNVDQAMISAQQALLSIQLTTQVRNKVVEAYQEIMRTQI; this comes from the coding sequence ATGATTCAAAATGCAATGTTCAGTGTTCAGGGCGTACAGCCGCTTCAACTGCAGGAGCAAGTGAAAAATGGAGCGACTCCTTCCGAATCGATTCGCGATTTTGGCTCTTACCTGAATGAAGCACTGAACTCTGTGGCAGCACAGGAACAAAATGCTCATGTCATGAGCGATAAATTAATGATTGGACAAGTAAACGTAGATCAGGCGATGATATCCGCCCAACAGGCTCTGTTGAGCATTCAGCTCACAACACAGGTCCGAAACAAAGTGGTAGAAGCCTATCAAGAGATCATGCGCACGCAAATCTAA
- the flgC gene encoding flagellar basal body rod protein FlgC, which translates to MNISNSFGINASALTAQRLRMDVISSNIANAETTRARIENGQAVPYRRKTVVFQPQQESFEGLLRAQMDGQNVGQGVKVAQVREDQTPLKQVYNPTHPDANAAGYVFMPNVDITKEMVDMLAATRSYEANVTAINASKAMIMKALEIGR; encoded by the coding sequence ATGAATATTAGCAATAGTTTCGGTATTAATGCATCAGCTCTAACAGCACAACGGCTTCGAATGGATGTCATCTCCTCCAACATAGCCAATGCAGAAACTACACGCGCACGAATCGAGAATGGCCAAGCCGTTCCGTATCGCCGAAAAACAGTTGTGTTCCAGCCGCAGCAGGAATCGTTTGAAGGGCTTCTTAGAGCACAGATGGATGGACAGAATGTGGGACAAGGGGTAAAGGTTGCCCAGGTACGGGAAGATCAAACCCCGCTGAAACAGGTATATAACCCTACACATCCTGATGCGAATGCGGCAGGCTATGTCTTTATGCCTAACGTGGACATTACGAAGGAAATGGTGGATATGCTAGCAGCTACACGTTCTTACGAAGCTAACGTTACTGCGATAAATGCTTCGAAAGCGATGATTATGAAGGCATTGGAGATCGGTAGATAA
- the flgB gene encoding flagellar basal body rod protein FlgB yields the protein MNLLNNSSFQRLQSGLDAANLRNNVIANNIANVDTPHFKRSEVSFESLLKKEMDGAQLSLQGRRTDPRHFVIGPTGGIPDASVMKDGSSSMNNNQNNVDADREMSLLAENQLRYNSYIQAVNEQIRMMRTAIEGR from the coding sequence GTGAACCTGTTGAATAATAGTTCTTTTCAACGGCTTCAAAGCGGGTTGGATGCAGCAAATCTCAGAAACAATGTGATTGCAAACAACATCGCCAACGTGGATACTCCTCATTTTAAGAGATCCGAGGTATCCTTTGAGAGTCTTCTGAAAAAAGAAATGGATGGGGCCCAATTGTCACTTCAGGGCAGAAGAACAGATCCCAGGCATTTTGTCATTGGTCCAACCGGGGGGATTCCTGATGCTTCGGTCATGAAGGATGGCAGCAGCTCCATGAATAACAACCAGAATAATGTCGATGCAGACAGAGAAATGTCGCTGCTTGCAGAGAATCAGCTCCGTTATAATTCATACATACAAGCTGTAAATGAGCAGATTCGAATGATGCGTACAGCTATTGAAGGGAGATAG